Within Methanofollis sp., the genomic segment TGGTGATCACGGTCGACCTCTCGAAGGATTTCGGGGAGTCGAAGTCAGGGAAGTCGATCACGATCGCGTCCACGGAGGGGAATATTTCGGTGCCCGGGGACGAGGAGGTCAAGATCGGGCTGAATGTGTATCGGAAAAAGTGAGGGACGGTTTTTTCCCACAATAATTGCAGTGACGGGGTGACTCCCCGTGACTCTTTTTTTACTTCTCAGAGTGCCTCTCTTTCAGGTAAAAATCCTGATTGAGACCGAGTTCCCTGAGGGCAACCCGCACGTCCTCGATTTTATCCATCGATATCCCATCTGGATTTTCGATCTCGATCTCCACATTCACCGTGAGACGCCCGTCATTTGAAAACCGAGATAGTACCCTGCGGTAAAAATTGGCCCACTGACGATGGGGCATTTCACCACTCAGTTCAAGTGACGTAATGATTTTTTCAGGCTCTGTCTCTATGGGGGCGGTTTCTGTGATAGGAGAGATGGATCCTTTAACGGTGGCCGTCGCATCATCGCAGGAGGCGGTGATTTCAAATGTGTTATCGCCTGGTCCCGGCTCAAAGACGCCTCCCTCAGTAATCACACCTCCAACCGCTTTCCAGCACGCTGATTTACTTGAAATAATCTGGTCATCTGCGTTATAGAGGGTTGCACGTAACTCCTGTTTTTGCCCGGATTTGAGAGGTATGTCCGGCCGCTGGATTACAACCCTGGCAACTGTAGTGTCCATCTCTTTTTCCCGGACAATGTTTTCCGCAACGTCTCTGGGTATGATGAACATATCGTCTGAGATCTCAACTTCCAGAACGCTCATGGGTTGGTTGAAAGAGAATGGTTCATGCTGATGCAGGGACGTTATTCCCACGTATCCGAAGATCCCGTCCGAGACTCCCCGAGCAATCGTCCGTTTGATAACCTCCTGACTGCTGACGCGGGGGAAGCGTGGGGAGGCAAAAAAGGCGTCTCTAACCTGACGGGTGCTCCATTCCTGTGATATGGGGGACCAGTTCCTGACAAGATAGTTGGGGTTTACCGTGTCGGTTAACTGGTCCAGTTCTTTTAGTTTGTGCGTGATGAACTTCGTTATGGACTCCGAGGCGCTGGAATTGATACGGCCCAGGTTTTCGAGACGTATGGTGTCCTCGGGGGTGTAGAGGCCCAGCACATTGTAACTTTCCCAGACCTGCTCCTTCATCTGCCTCTTAGAGGTCTCGACATACTCCCTGGCCTGTCGTTTCTGGGCATCGTCGAGATTCAGGGTGTCGGCGTCGTCCCTGATCTCGCACCAGGCAAGATAGTCGCGGATTGTCTCTGCGAGGGGACCTGCATTCGAGGCTATTGCCCATATCAGTGATGATTTATAGGTCCGTCCCGATCCGCCATGACATTTTGTGCATTGAAGCGCACAACTTTGTGTTTCTGCATTCTGAGCATCCATCGACGGCGGAAGAACAACGAGGGTCACCGCCGGCCTGTCCATGATGTCGCTGCTGCGTTTGGGGAAATATACTCTTTCAAGTGAGGGGCTCTGGTCGAAGACGCTCTTGATCGTCTCCTCCGCCTTCTGCCTGATGACGTCAGATTGAATTGAGGCTTTCCGGTCGGCGTGTGTTTTTATGAGGTTGGTCTTGATTCCGAAGCGATAGTCGTTGGCCTCTTTGTTCATGAAGAAACAACTGCCCGATGGAGGAGCAAGCGCTTCGAGGGCGGTGTCGATGTTGCCACTGTCATGGCCGGGCCCGCCGACGGCCAGACGGATTTCAGGGAGAGACGCGACTGTTCTTGGCTGCCCGCCGTTGGATTCG encodes:
- a CDS encoding DUF499 domain-containing protein; amino-acid sequence: MAVKPWYKVITPREDLREGRPTDASEFAVHLDKVRTGQAPPDYQDPRRFFERTYLTDTLRSFAAEVVARLSGKRVETNAVFNLTTQFGGGKTHALTLIYHLARCGQKAVGWPGVMEIVSQAGISTIPQAATAVFVGTEFDSIAGRGGNDGTPLRRTPWGEIAWQLGGEEAFAVVREHDAKMVAPAGDVIQAFLPKNTPCLILLDELINYTSRSRELKTGLADQMYTFIHSLSEVARSSDSVVLAISVPASELEMTPADIGDYQRLEKLLERVGKAYIMSAKSETAEIIRRRLFEWTALPSDAKDTIAEYADWIRDNRTLVPGWFPVDHAYEAFEATYPFHPMVLSVFERKWQTLPTFQQTRGVLKLMALWVSHLYQKSYRKGVKDPLITLGSAPLDEPLFRAALLKQVGEGRFEGVITTDICGNADSHAQRLDEEAGEPIRSLGLHRAIATTIFFESNGGQPRTVASLPEIRLAVGGPGHDSGNIDTALEALAPPSGSCFFMNKEANDYRFGIKTNLIKTHADRKASIQSDVIRQKAEETIKSVFDQSPSLERVYFPKRSSDIMDRPAVTLVVLPPSMDAQNAETQSCALQCTKCHGGSGRTYKSSLIWAIASNAGPLAETIRDYLAWCEIRDDADTLNLDDAQKRQAREYVETSKRQMKEQVWESYNVLGLYTPEDTIRLENLGRINSSASESITKFITHKLKELDQLTDTVNPNYLVRNWSPISQEWSTRQVRDAFFASPRFPRVSSQEVIKRTIARGVSDGIFGYVGITSLHQHEPFSFNQPMSVLEVEISDDMFIIPRDVAENIVREKEMDTTVARVVIQRPDIPLKSGQKQELRATLYNADDQIISSKSACWKAVGGVITEGGVFEPGPGDNTFEITASCDDATATVKGSISPITETAPIETEPEKIITSLELSGEMPHRQWANFYRRVLSRFSNDGRLTVNVEIEIENPDGISMDKIEDVRVALRELGLNQDFYLKERHSEK